Proteins encoded together in one Camelina sativa cultivar DH55 chromosome 9, Cs, whole genome shotgun sequence window:
- the LOC109126169 gene encoding serine/threonine-protein kinase ATM-like, with translation MKLQNPDKKTLRGAFNQESSLVVASGSGDFGMDGLKSDGNFPVKEALMEEEDEGGDKVRKIQVSGGNISLVVDFSGSLTGNSSHNVFESRGSCVNESLVKRNGYREDETQEFLVGNLVWVMNKYKKWWPGEVVDFKADAKESFMVRFIGQGHLVSWFASSKLKPFKESFEQVLNQRNDVGFFAALEKAMSLLSNSLKLDMTCSCIADGNGMVTAKNVPTWKSKPLILREFSVDRLEPKEFVTQLKDIAKCVLNAGVLESTVMQCRLSAFYTLFGHKQIPMSQLHENEGRKSFTTKMNDSQFIGSPSVVAGNSRNRFRKEWFRKFVSEVDNVSARDHLVNVPPSDLISKLKLLAVDHRCSQETENIGLFEWFFSKFRISVFHDENAYKMQLANMAGFKDSMLARKANSGTHQKTSKSKKLGKSKIELFSGVTVADTEKKTFESQISEKSKIESLNCVSIPDNVHEASKSKNSGKTKINQIIGHSDFSSSVANKPFSKDFQETPLVRFPDGRPTMMGDTLSRTAATLVPDLNSGGNSLGIVEYEHFQRAEMLMPPNVCPQEQNTPRSTILNFQVTSPCSTNGVSGTQFVSSQPPSFRHFTSEDLFTKKKRGRKRKNAQQELPIVAHSTTGIPDLNGMVTEPASVLPQVQPTQRRRRRKKEELSNGITRGITILFLKFSSRVSMPSRDDLTSRFSAFGPLDSSETHVSEEFSGAQVAFVSSSDAIEAVKSLEKANPFGETLVSFRLQQKLITVQRNIAPRMPVISHVSPIPIPNNIPTSVESMRQNLLMMTAMLEKSGDSLSRETKAKLKSEITGLLEKVSSMPSSSSS, from the exons ATGAAATTACAAAACCCAGATAAGAAAACCCTAAGAGGAGCCTTTAATCAGGAATCTAGTCTAGTGGTGGCTTCAGGTTCTGGAGATTTCGGTATGGATGGATTGAAAAGCGATGGGAATTTTCCGGTTAAGGAGGCattaatggaagaagaagacgaag GTGGTGATAAAGTGAGGAAGATTCAAGTCTCTGGAGGGAATATATCTCTTGTTGTTGATTTTAGTGGTTCTTTAACTGGGAATTCTTCTCACAATGTCTTTGAGTCTAGAGGTAGTTGTGTGAATGAGAGTCTTGTTAAAAGAAATGGGTACAGAGAGGATGAAACTCAGGAGTTTCTGGTTGGGAATCTTGTATGGGTCATGAATAAATACAAGAAATGGTGGCCAGGAGAAGTGGTTGATTTCAAAGCTGATGCAAAGGAGAGTTTTATGGTTAGGTTTATTGGCCAGGGCCATCTTGTTTCGTGGTTTGCATCTTCCAAGTTGAAGCCTTTTAAGGAGAGCTTTGAGCAAGTACTGAATCAAAGAAACGATGTTGGGTTTTTCGCTGCGTTAGAGAAAGCTATGTCCTTATTGAGCAACTCGTTGAAACTTGATATGACTTGCTCTTGCATTGCTGATGGGAATGGAATGGTGACAGCTAAAAATGTACCAACTTGGAAGAGCAAACCTTTGATACTGCGTGAATTCTCGGTTGATCGGTTGGAACCAAAAGAGTTTGTCACTCAGCTGAAGGATATTGCGAAATGTGTTTTGAATGCTGGGGTACTTGAGTCTACAGTTATGCAGTGTCGGTTATCAGCTTTTTATACTCTCTTTGGGCATAAGCAGATACCAATGAGCCAGCTACACGAAAATGAGGGTAGGAAAAGTTTCACTACTAAGATGAATGACAGTCAGTTCATCGGTTCTCCATCCGTTGTTGCAGGTAATAGCAGGAACAGGTTTCGTAAAGaatggtttaggaaatttgtaaGTGAGGTTGACAATGTGTCTGCGAGAGACCATCTAGTAAATGTGCCTCCTTCTGATTTGATATCTAAACTCAAGCTGCTTGCTGTGGACCACAGGTGTTCACAAGAGACTGAAAATATTGGTCTCTTTGAGTGGTTCTTCTCCAAATTCAGAATTTCTGTGTTTCATGATGAAAATGCTTACAAGATGCAGTTGGCTAACATGGCTGGTTTCAAGGATTCGATGTTAGCTAGAAAAGCAAATAGTGGTACTCATCAGAAAACCTCAAAGTCAAAGAAATTAGGGAAGTCAAAGATCGAGCTTTTCAGTGGTGTGACAGTTGCTGATACTGAGAAGAAGACCTTCGAGTCGCAGATATCAGAGAAGTCAAAGATCGAGTCTCTTAATTGTGTTTCAATTCCAGATAACGTGCACGAGGCCTCCAAGTCAAAGAATTCAGGGAAGACAAAGATCAATCAGATCATTGGTCACTCCGATTTTTCTAGTTCTGTTGCTAATAAGCCTTTTTCGAAAGATTTCCAAGAAACACCATTGGTTCGATTTCCAGACGGGAGGCCTACTATGATGGGAGATACACTCAGCCGCACTGCTGCTACACTTGTACCGGACCTAAACAGCGGAGGCAATTCTTTAGGTATTGTAGAGTATGAGCATTTTCAAAGAGCTGAGATGTTAATGCCGCCTAATGTCTGCCCACAAGAGCAGAATACACCGAGATCTACGATACTCAACTTTCAGGTGACATCTCCGTGTTCAACCAACGGAGTCTCAGGAACTCAGTTTGTTTCTAGCCAGCCACCTTCATTCAGACACTTCACGAGTGAAGACCTTTTcactaagaagaagagaggaaggaaGCGGAAGAATGCACAACAAGAGCTTCCAATAGTTGCACATTCCACTACTGGTATACCTGACTTAAATGGAATGGTTACAGAGCCAGCTTCGGTTTTGCCTCAAGTTCAGCCTACTCAGCGCAGAAGACGTCGGAAGAAAGAGGAGTTATCTAATGGTATAACCAGAGGAATCACAATTCTCTTCTTGAAATTTTCCTCCCGAGTGTCAATGCCTTCAAGGGACGACCTAACCTCGAGATTCTCTGCGTTTGGTCCTTTGGATTCTTCCGAAACACACGTTTCAGAAGAATTTAGTGGTGCACAGGTCGCCTTTGTGAGTAGTTCCGATGCGATTGAAGCAGTTAAAAGCTTAGAGAAAGCTAACCCATTTGGTGAAACCTTAGTGAGTTTCAGGTTACAGCAGAAATTGATAACCGTTCAAAGGAACATAGCCCCGCGGATGCCTGTAATCTCACATGTTAGTCCCATACCGATACCGAACAACATACCTACGAGTGTGGAATCAATGAGGCAGAATCTCTTGATGATGACAGCAATGCTGGAGAAATCTGGGGATAGTTTATCAAGAGAGACGAAGGCGAAACTGAAAAGCGAGATCACTGGGCTTTTGGAAAAGGTTAGTTCTATGCcgagctcttcttcttcctga
- the LOC104711295 gene encoding uncharacterized protein LOC104711295, producing the protein MSSLIIVVLVLNLLHILFSTVSVRSDQSVLPIRSFKVRENATYDCIDINNQPGLGHRLLQNHTIQMEPSVSRHELRNHIDNNKSYLSEIGCPDGTVPILRISNEYNTKAQLFAEKFFHPLTVDNPGAHIVGVRSSTSPYRGVEASYNGYTQYIEKDQASYTEIYIGSSLNNQVNSIQAGYIINPSFFGTGQLWTYGYFKGKDGKGCYNTACDGFIQVSRKIPIVQPININPGDSAWSRWSIHQDKATGNWWLTQLIENAPNIDIGYWPKELFNILNNGAKIVGVGGAVQASHTGSSPPMGNGNFPVGSHKNSAMFTNIEVLDSNYSSHKMNYFPTEILVDSPQCYDIRIGKVKLFHSKRLGLFFNYGGPGGKFCGV; encoded by the exons atgtcTTCACTAATTATtgtagttttggttttgaatctcttacatattttgttCTCAACAGTCTCAGTTCGTTCTGATCAAAGTGTGTTGCCTATCAGATCCTTCAAGGTTA GGGAAAATGCTACATACGATTGCATAGATATTAATAACCAACCAGGACTTGGTCATCGTTTGCTCCAAAACCATACAATCCAG ATGGAACCTTCAGTTTCAAGACATGAATTAAGGAATCACattgacaacaacaaatcatATTTGAGTGAAATAGGGTGTCCAGATGGAACCGTTCCTATATTGAGAATCTCAAATGAATACAATACCAAGGCACAACTTTTCGCCGAGAAGTTTTTCCATCCGCTAACTGTTGATAATCCTGGAGCACAT ATTGTTGGAGTAAGGTCAAGTACTAGTCCATATCGTGGTGTAGAAGCTTCGTATAATGGATATACGCAATACATCGAAAAAGATCAGGCTTCATatactgaaatatatataggtAGTTCGTTGAATAACCAAGTCAATTCTATCCAAGCGGGTTATATT ATAAATCCAAGTTTCTTTGGCACTGGACAACTTTGGACATATGGATATTTTAAG GGTAAAGATGGAAAAGGATGTTACAATACAGCATGTGATGGATTTATTCAGGTATCAAGGAAAATTCCCATAGTCCAACCCATAAACATAAACCCAGGAGACTCTGCTTGGTCGCGTTGGTCTATCCATCAG GATAAAGCAACAGGAAATTGGTGGCTTACACAACTGATAGAAAATGCACCCAACATTGATATTGGATACTGGCCAAAAGAACTATTTAACATTTTGAACAACGGTGCAAAAATAGTTGgagttggaggtgcagttcaaGCTTCCCATACTGGTTCAAGTCCCCCGATGGGTAATGGTAATTTTCCGGTTGGAAGCCATAAAAATTCAGCAATGTTTACAAATATTGAAGTTCTGGATTCCAACTATAGCAGTCATaaaatgaattattttcctACGGAGATTTTGGTTGATAGTCCACAATGCTATGACATAAGAATTGGTAAGGTGAAATTATTTCATAGTAAACGACTCGgtttgtttttcaattatggTGGTCCAGGAGGAAAATTTTGTGGAGTTTGA